One window of the Amycolatopsis mediterranei genome contains the following:
- a CDS encoding TIGR02569 family protein has protein sequence MRSTLERPPAHVCAAFGGPADGGERLPDSTAWRCGDLVLKPVTDKVKTLWTAHALDYVREPGLRVGKPVRSTDGRWIVGGWTASRFIPGTPEHRGDASVLAAVKLHRATAGLPRPDFLDARTDVDAVADRIAWEELEVPLDETKGGRWFEVLAGARRRITLPHQVAHGELLAGLLFDGDDIPGVVDFVPYYRPGEYGAAIVAVDALAWGGAGRDLLERWAHLPEWPQLLLRAVLFRLASNALNPRSTQASLDGLRAAAREVSGVL, from the coding sequence GTGCGGTCAACCCTCGAACGTCCTCCGGCGCACGTCTGCGCGGCCTTCGGCGGCCCCGCCGACGGCGGCGAACGCCTGCCGGACTCGACGGCGTGGCGCTGCGGCGACCTCGTGCTCAAGCCGGTCACCGACAAGGTCAAGACGCTGTGGACCGCCCACGCGCTCGACTACGTCCGCGAGCCGGGGCTGCGGGTCGGGAAGCCGGTCCGCTCCACCGACGGCCGCTGGATCGTCGGCGGCTGGACGGCGTCGCGGTTCATCCCCGGCACGCCGGAGCACCGCGGTGACGCGTCGGTGCTGGCGGCGGTGAAGCTGCACCGGGCCACGGCCGGCCTACCGCGCCCGGACTTCCTCGACGCACGCACCGACGTCGACGCGGTCGCCGACCGCATCGCCTGGGAGGAACTCGAGGTCCCGTTGGACGAGACCAAGGGCGGCCGCTGGTTCGAGGTCCTCGCCGGCGCCCGCCGCCGCATCACCCTCCCGCACCAGGTGGCCCACGGCGAGCTGCTGGCAGGCCTGCTGTTCGACGGCGACGACATCCCGGGCGTCGTCGACTTCGTCCCGTACTACCGCCCGGGCGAGTACGGCGCGGCAATCGTCGCGGTCGACGCCCTGGCATGGGGCGGCGCGGGCCGCGACCTGCTGGAACGCTGGGCGCACCTGCCGGAGTGGCCACAGCTGCTGCTGCGCGCGGTCCTGTTCCGCCTGGCGTCCAACGCACTGAACCCGAGGTCGACCCAGGCATCACTGGACGGCCTGCGCGCAGCGGCCCGCGAGGTCTCCGGAGTCTTGTGA
- a CDS encoding molybdopterin oxidoreductase family protein, whose amino-acid sequence MTQVETHCPYCALQCGMSLEGTRVTPRDFPVNAGGLCQKGWTSGSLLTSPRRLTTPMLRVNGALEPVSWDFALDHVARKLAEIQGEHGPDGVAIFGGGGLTNEKAYLLGKFARVALGTSQIDYNGRFCMSSAAAAGIKAFGADRGMPFPVTDLKNADVVLLAGANPAETMPPFTQHLRGTDLIVVDPRRTPTAELASLHLAPAPGTDLALALGILHAVVESGHLDRSYVDDRTSGFAEMWRIAASWWPERAERVTGVSAADMRLAAEKLAAARNAYVLTARGTEQHATGTATVGAWINLALSLGLPGRPGSGYGCLTGQGNGQGGREHGQKADQLPGYRKLDDPAAREYVASVWGVDADSLPGPGRSATELLEALGQENGPKALMVFGSNVVVSAPRSQRVQDRLSGLDFLVVADFVLSETAALADVVLPVTQWAEEDGTLTNLEGRVLLRRKALTPPPGVRSDLDVLNGLALRLGQPENRFPADAETVFEELRIASKGGIADYSGVSYDRLRAGEALHWPVPADDHPGTPRMFLESFAHPDGRARFVPVEHTGPAELPDDEFPLQATTGRVLQHYQSGAQTRLIGELNDVVPEVFVEVHPDTAKRAGLEEGDRAVVRSRRGETVARVRFTQSLKPDLIFLPFHFPGEQRANLFTNPALDPVSRMPEFKVCAVSLSTVDGAA is encoded by the coding sequence ATGACGCAGGTCGAAACCCACTGCCCGTACTGCGCGCTGCAGTGCGGGATGAGCCTCGAGGGCACCCGCGTCACGCCGCGCGACTTCCCGGTCAACGCCGGCGGGCTGTGCCAGAAGGGCTGGACCTCCGGCAGCCTCCTCACGAGCCCGAGGCGGCTGACCACCCCGATGCTGCGCGTGAACGGCGCGCTCGAGCCGGTCAGCTGGGACTTCGCCCTCGACCACGTCGCCCGGAAACTCGCCGAAATCCAGGGTGAACACGGCCCGGACGGCGTCGCGATCTTCGGCGGCGGCGGGCTGACCAACGAAAAGGCCTACCTGCTCGGCAAGTTCGCCCGCGTCGCGCTCGGCACCTCGCAGATCGACTACAACGGCCGGTTCTGCATGTCCTCGGCCGCTGCCGCCGGGATCAAGGCCTTCGGGGCCGACCGCGGGATGCCGTTCCCCGTCACGGATCTGAAGAACGCCGACGTCGTGCTGCTCGCCGGGGCGAACCCGGCCGAGACGATGCCGCCGTTCACCCAGCACCTGCGCGGCACCGACCTGATCGTCGTCGACCCGCGGCGCACCCCGACCGCCGAGCTGGCCAGTCTCCACCTCGCGCCCGCACCCGGCACGGATCTCGCGCTGGCCCTGGGCATCCTGCACGCCGTCGTCGAAAGCGGCCACCTCGACCGGTCCTATGTGGACGACCGGACGAGCGGGTTCGCCGAGATGTGGCGGATCGCCGCGAGCTGGTGGCCGGAGCGCGCCGAGCGCGTCACCGGCGTCTCGGCCGCCGACATGCGCCTCGCCGCGGAAAAACTCGCTGCCGCGCGCAACGCCTACGTCCTCACCGCCCGGGGTACCGAGCAGCACGCCACCGGCACCGCGACCGTCGGCGCCTGGATCAACCTCGCGCTGAGCCTCGGCCTGCCCGGGCGGCCGGGCTCTGGTTACGGCTGCCTCACCGGCCAGGGCAACGGCCAGGGCGGGCGTGAGCACGGCCAGAAGGCCGACCAGCTGCCCGGCTACCGCAAGCTCGACGACCCGGCCGCGCGCGAGTACGTCGCGAGCGTGTGGGGCGTCGACGCGGACAGCCTGCCCGGCCCCGGCCGTTCGGCCACCGAACTGCTCGAAGCGCTCGGCCAGGAGAACGGCCCGAAGGCACTGATGGTGTTCGGCAGCAACGTGGTCGTCTCGGCGCCGCGCTCGCAGCGAGTCCAAGATCGACTGTCCGGACTGGACTTCCTGGTCGTCGCCGACTTCGTGCTGTCGGAGACCGCGGCGCTCGCCGACGTCGTCCTGCCGGTGACCCAGTGGGCCGAAGAGGACGGCACGCTCACCAATCTCGAAGGCCGGGTCCTGCTGCGGCGCAAGGCGTTGACGCCGCCGCCGGGCGTCCGGTCCGACCTGGACGTCCTCAACGGACTGGCGCTCCGGCTGGGGCAGCCGGAAAACCGGTTTCCGGCCGACGCCGAGACGGTGTTCGAGGAGCTGCGGATCGCGTCGAAGGGCGGCATCGCCGACTACTCCGGCGTCAGTTACGACCGGCTGCGCGCGGGCGAGGCCCTGCACTGGCCGGTCCCGGCGGACGACCACCCCGGCACGCCGCGGATGTTCCTGGAATCCTTCGCCCACCCGGACGGCCGCGCGCGGTTCGTGCCGGTCGAGCACACCGGCCCGGCCGAGCTGCCCGACGACGAGTTCCCGTTGCAGGCCACCACCGGCCGCGTGCTGCAGCACTACCAGTCCGGCGCGCAGACGCGGCTGATCGGCGAGCTGAACGACGTCGTGCCCGAGGTGTTCGTCGAGGTCCACCCGGACACCGCCAAGCGTGCCGGGCTGGAGGAAGGCGACCGGGCCGTGGTCCGGTCCCGCCGCGGCGAAACGGTGGCGCGCGTCCGGTTCACGCAGTCCTTGAAGCCCGACCTGATCTTCCTCCCGTTCCACTTCCCCGGTGAGCAGCGCGCCAACCTGTTCACCAACCCGGCGCTCGACCCGGTCTCCCGGATGCCGGAGTTCAAGGTGTGTGCCGTTTCCCTGTCTACTGTGGATGGTGCCGCATGA
- a CDS encoding FAD-dependent oxidoreductase, translating to MSPREVVIVGYGMAGARLADEIRRRDPIAERVRLTVLGAEKHAAYNRVLLSAVVAGGMSAESVRLHDDEWAQRHNIDLRLGVDVARIDREKRCVELADGSSIDYDALVLATGANPWIPPVEGLEAGPGVVAFRSLDDCAKILDAARFGAPVAVLGGGLLGLEAARGLAGRGNQVTVVHPLGHVMERQLDPAAGHVLARQLTDMGVTFKFGATAARYLPGDGLKLDDGSLVPADLVVVAAGVRAETSLAVEAGLDVDLGILVDDTLRTSDGRIHALGDCARHPGAPAGLIQPAWEQASVLADVLTGTNAAARYRGTTAVTRLKARGIDLAALGETQLDAGNPDVEVLTFNDPTGGRYGKLVVRENRVTGAILLGLPDAAATITQFHDRGTLLPEDRLGVLLGRALPTGATPAASPADLPAAAVICRCNNVTKGRLIEAWKAGATDTPALARATRATTGCGGCSDTVGGIANWLAAQ from the coding sequence ATGAGCCCCCGTGAAGTCGTCATCGTCGGGTACGGCATGGCCGGCGCCCGGCTGGCCGACGAGATCCGCCGTCGCGACCCGATCGCCGAGCGGGTCCGGCTGACCGTGCTCGGCGCGGAGAAGCACGCGGCCTACAACCGGGTGCTGCTGTCCGCCGTCGTCGCGGGCGGGATGAGCGCCGAAAGCGTGCGCCTGCACGACGACGAGTGGGCTCAGCGCCACAACATCGACCTGCGGCTCGGCGTGGACGTCGCCCGCATCGACCGCGAGAAGCGCTGTGTCGAGCTGGCCGACGGTTCCTCGATCGACTACGACGCGCTCGTCCTCGCCACCGGCGCGAACCCGTGGATCCCGCCGGTGGAGGGCCTCGAAGCCGGGCCGGGTGTGGTCGCCTTCCGCAGCCTCGACGACTGCGCCAAGATCCTCGACGCGGCTCGCTTCGGCGCGCCGGTCGCGGTGCTCGGCGGCGGCCTGCTCGGCCTCGAAGCCGCCCGCGGCCTGGCCGGGCGCGGCAACCAGGTGACCGTCGTGCACCCGCTGGGGCACGTCATGGAACGCCAACTCGACCCGGCCGCCGGGCACGTGCTGGCCCGCCAGCTCACCGACATGGGCGTGACGTTCAAGTTCGGCGCCACCGCCGCCCGCTACCTGCCCGGCGACGGGCTCAAGCTCGACGACGGCAGCCTCGTCCCGGCCGACCTGGTCGTGGTCGCCGCCGGCGTCCGCGCCGAGACGAGCCTGGCCGTCGAGGCCGGCCTCGACGTGGACCTGGGAATCCTGGTCGACGACACCCTGCGCACCAGCGACGGCCGCATCCACGCTCTCGGCGACTGCGCCCGCCACCCCGGCGCCCCGGCCGGGCTGATCCAGCCCGCGTGGGAGCAGGCGTCGGTGCTGGCCGACGTCCTGACCGGCACGAACGCGGCCGCCCGCTACCGCGGCACGACCGCCGTCACCCGGCTCAAGGCCCGCGGCATCGACCTCGCCGCCTTGGGTGAGACGCAGCTCGACGCCGGTAACCCGGACGTCGAGGTGCTGACGTTCAACGACCCCACCGGCGGCCGGTACGGCAAGCTCGTCGTCCGCGAAAACCGCGTCACCGGGGCGATCCTGCTCGGCCTGCCCGACGCGGCCGCGACGATCACCCAGTTCCACGACCGCGGCACGCTGCTGCCCGAGGACCGGCTCGGCGTCCTGCTGGGCCGCGCGCTGCCCACCGGCGCGACCCCGGCGGCCAGCCCGGCCGACCTGCCCGCCGCGGCCGTGATCTGCCGCTGCAACAACGTCACCAAGGGCCGGCTCATCGAGGCCTGGAAGGCCGGGGCGACCGACACCCCCGCACTGGCGCGGGCCACGCGGGCCACGACGGGATGCGGCGGGTGTTCCGACACCGTCGGCGGCATCGCCAACTGGCTCGCCGCGCAATGA